The genomic DNA AAATAGACTTCGCCCACCTTTACGAATATTCTTTTGGCATTGTGGCACCGAATGGAGCGCAGCCAGAAGATATCGTGCTGGCTTTTGATCGACAACAGGGCAGTTATGTCAAAAAATTACCGCTCCACGCCACGCAGAAAGTAGTCACCGAAACGCCAACGGAAACCATCATCACCCTGAAGTTGGTGCCCACTTATGATTTTGAGCGTGAACTCCTCTCTATGGGCAGTCGCGTGAAAATCCTCGCCCCAGAATCCCTAAAAACCAGAATGAGAAAGGAAATAGAAAAAATGCTGGAAAACTATTCGGCGTGAAAAAGTATAGAAAATATTTTTTAGTTAATTTTTTATTTTGTAAACTTGTAACAGTATAAAGGGTTTTAAAATAGCAATAAAAAGCGGTTTTTTATTATCTTTTAACTTTTATATCATGCAAATTTAAATAAATTAACTTATGGTGGGGTTCAATAGATTACTGGCTTTCTTATTGTGTTTTGCGCTTGTGGGGCGTGGGTATGCTCAGATAAAAGATTCGGCAAGGGTGAAAAATATAGATAGTATTTTTATAAAACAAAATACCAAAAGCGCTTATAAATCTACTTTTACGATTAAAAAAGATAAATTTATAAAAAATACTAAAATATTAGAGGTGATATCCAGTATTCCTCATATTTCTGTAGGAAATAATAATGTGGTCCACTATAAAGGCAACGCTATCCAGACCATACTCATTAACGATATCAAAGCTTCTATGGAAGAGTTTAAATCCATTCCGATAGAAGAAATAGCCAGTGTAGAGCTGTTGCATGCTTACATCAATACCTCTAATGGAGAAACGGAATTGGCACTCAATGTAAAGACGAAGTTCAAACCAGGGGTTAAGGGCTATTTAGATTTTTCACCAGGTGTTTTGCAAGAATTTTTTTATGGTGGCACCAGTGTTTCGGTTAAAAGTAGGAATACCATCGTGAGGTTGATGCACTCTAATCTATGGAATTCTAACGAAGGGGAAACGGTGCAAAGGTACCTAAATCAAGCGGTGGATTATAAAATGAAAAGAAACCTATATCAGCCATTTGGTATGTTGTCGGTTAATCATCATTTGTCTGATAATCAGTCGTTAAATTTAAAATTTCTATACTCTGGGATTAATGAACAGGGGGAAGCACTAGACAATAATCATCCGTTGAAAAAAGAGATGAACCTGAACTACTACGGCGTTAATTTTTTATATGACTGGTCTTTTGGGAAATATGTATTTAAACTTAATTCTGACTACATATTGAATAATCAAGATTATGAAAATAAGAGCCCTTTGGAGCGCTATACTTCTCACCAGAATTTTAAAGAATTTGCAATTAGCCCTTTCCTTTCTCGTAAATTAGAAAAAGGAACCGTGGATTTGGGTATAATTTATACAGATAGACACTTTGATGTTCAAAATTTGATGAATGGGCAATCACAACCTCATTCTTTTAATCAATCATTATTCAATATAGTGCTAAAAGCCAATTATGATATTACTAAAAAACTCTCGGCTACAGCCAATATAAGATATCAAGCTTATCAAGATGCTTATACTAAAAACGAAACATTTTTGCCATATATTAAAATATTACAAGGAATAGGTGATAAAACAGAAATAGGATTGGCGTACCATAAGAAAATCTACCGCCCTAATATTTATACTCTATCTGGCGGGGTTTATAAAGAAACCAATGGGATCACCACGCTCACCAATCCTTTATTGAGTTTTCAGACTTCTCACTATTACGAAACTTCTTTTTCTCATCAGTGGAATAAAGTTAATATCTCATTATCAGGTTCTTATGAGAAAATTAAAAATCATCTTTCTATCTTAGGAAGGGTAGAGCAAGGCGCGGTGATCAACCAGATGGTTAATGCGGATAGGGAAGAATTTGGACCTTTAATTTCATTATCTATTCCATTATTAAAAACATTAGATTTGAATACCTACTATGGGTATCAATATAGCAATAGAGAATATCAAAATCAAGTTTATTCGGGGGATTATTATAGATTAGGGGTGTCTTTGAGGGGTAAACTGAAGAATTATAATTTTTATGTCAATACAGATTATAGAAATAAAATTTATGATGTGAATTATTATAGAGCGCTAAAACCAGATATTTCTTTTTCTATATCAAGAAACTTTTTTAAAAACTTAATATATGCCTCTTTAGCGGTTCGGAATATTTTAGATAACGATGCTACGCAAGAGTTTACATTTGAAGATCAATCAAGTATGAAGTTAAAAAATACCACTTATATGAATTCAAGGTTGATATTGTTGACTTTATCATATAATTTTGGCAAGAACTTTAATTCTCAAACAAAAAATATCAACAAGATAAATAATGACTTGTTACCCAACTAAGTATAGATAAAACTATTCGGCGTGAAACAACATCGGGCGGGGTAAACCCCCGCCCGATGTTGTTATAATATA from Riemerella columbina includes the following:
- a CDS encoding outer membrane beta-barrel protein, with the translated sequence MISSIPHISVGNNNVVHYKGNAIQTILINDIKASMEEFKSIPIEEIASVELLHAYINTSNGETELALNVKTKFKPGVKGYLDFSPGVLQEFFYGGTSVSVKSRNTIVRLMHSNLWNSNEGETVQRYLNQAVDYKMKRNLYQPFGMLSVNHHLSDNQSLNLKFLYSGINEQGEALDNNHPLKKEMNLNYYGVNFLYDWSFGKYVFKLNSDYILNNQDYENKSPLERYTSHQNFKEFAISPFLSRKLEKGTVDLGIIYTDRHFDVQNLMNGQSQPHSFNQSLFNIVLKANYDITKKLSATANIRYQAYQDAYTKNETFLPYIKILQGIGDKTEIGLAYHKKIYRPNIYTLSGGVYKETNGITTLTNPLLSFQTSHYYETSFSHQWNKVNISLSGSYEKIKNHLSILGRVEQGAVINQMVNADREEFGPLISLSIPLLKTLDLNTYYGYQYSNREYQNQVYSGDYYRLGVSLRGKLKNYNFYVNTDYRNKIYDVNYYRALKPDISFSISRNFFKNLIYASLAVRNILDNDATQEFTFEDQSSMKLKNTTYMNSRLILLTLSYNFGKNFNSQTKNINKINNDLLPN